A single window of Plectropomus leopardus isolate mb chromosome 12, YSFRI_Pleo_2.0, whole genome shotgun sequence DNA harbors:
- the LOC121951775 gene encoding uncharacterized protein CXorf38-like isoform X2 — protein MVLEELVVRLNDREYKNWLKAGRCLLILKDGLHPFISHSMRAFHADLLNQNTLLRKPCETSACKPRGNKLSSSCRVCSEWQTVILRHHRNPDATVNWDNCVPPNWRTDHWELAKAYMPRGQGKVRSADQCDASALLNLINYCDCFRSVDPKFVREVIRFRNELMHSCEFRVKDEWVRRYHTAVKNLVRQFSHVPQMAAVGRQIEEMLTVDLSICVSGLDHLDSPVSDGLECDSVSQWESSADLISQWEAELLRETLQELLHAAAVDTKTQDTEQLKRLGGFLQANRDLGERFSAELQAINSLEAGQ, from the exons ATGGTCCTAGAGGAGCTGGTGGTCCGTCTGAACGACAGGGAGTACAAAAACTGGCTGAAGGCTGGCCGGTGTCTGCTGATCCTGAAGGATGGCCTGCACCCCTTCATCAGCCACAGCATGAGAGCTTTCCACGCAGACCTGCTCAACCAAAACACCCTGCTGAGGAAACCCTGCGAGACTTCAGCGTGCAAACCCAGAGGAAACAAG ctctccTCATCATGCCGGGTGTGTTCAGAATGGCAGACAGTGATCCTGAGACACCACAGAAACCCAGATGCCACAGTGAACTGGGACAACTGTGTCCCTCCCAACTGGAGGACAGACCACTGGGAACTGGccaag GCCTACATGCCACGAGGTCAGGGGAAAGTGAGGAGTGCAGATCAGTGTGACGCCTCTGCTCTGCTCAACCTAATCAACTACTGCGACTGTTTCCGCTCCGTCGATCCCAAATTTGTTAGAGAG gTGATCCGTTTCAGGAACGAGTTGATGCATTCCTGTGAGTTTCGTGTGAAGGATGAATGGGTCCGGCGCTACCACACCGCTGTGAAAAATCTCGTACGGCAGTTCAGCCACGTGCCTCAGATGGCAGCAGTTGGACGACAGATCGAGGAG ATGCTGACCGTTGATTTGTCAATATGTGTCTCTGGTTTGGACCACTTGGATTCTCCAGTCTCGGATGGATTAGAGTGTGATTCTGTCAGCCAATGGGAGAGCAGCGCTGACTTAATCAGCCAATGGGAGGCTGAGCTGCTGCGTGAGACGCTGCAGGAGTTACTGCATGCTGCTGCGGTTGATACAAAGACACAG GACACGGAGCAGCTGAAGAGGCTCGGCGGTTTCCTGCAGGCCAACAGAGACCTGGGCGAGCGGTTTTCTGCAGAACTCCAGGCCATCAACTCCCTGGAGGCCGGACAGTAA
- the LOC121951775 gene encoding uncharacterized protein CXorf38-like isoform X1, whose product MVLEELVVRLNDREYKNWLKAGRCLLILKDGLHPFISHSMRAFHADLLNQNTLLRKPCETSACKPRGNKLSSSCRVCSEWQTVILRHHRNPDATVNWDNCVPPNWRTDHWELAKAYMPRGQGKVRSADQCDASALLNLINYCDCFRSVDPKFVREVIRFRNELMHSCEFRVKDEWVRRYHTAVKNLVRQFSHVPQMAAVGRQIEEMLTVDLSICVSGLDHLDSPVSDGLECDSVSQWESSADLISQWEAELLRETLQELLHAAAVDTKTQDTEQLKRLGGFLQANRDLGERFSAELQAINSLEAGQR is encoded by the exons ATGGTCCTAGAGGAGCTGGTGGTCCGTCTGAACGACAGGGAGTACAAAAACTGGCTGAAGGCTGGCCGGTGTCTGCTGATCCTGAAGGATGGCCTGCACCCCTTCATCAGCCACAGCATGAGAGCTTTCCACGCAGACCTGCTCAACCAAAACACCCTGCTGAGGAAACCCTGCGAGACTTCAGCGTGCAAACCCAGAGGAAACAAG ctctccTCATCATGCCGGGTGTGTTCAGAATGGCAGACAGTGATCCTGAGACACCACAGAAACCCAGATGCCACAGTGAACTGGGACAACTGTGTCCCTCCCAACTGGAGGACAGACCACTGGGAACTGGccaag GCCTACATGCCACGAGGTCAGGGGAAAGTGAGGAGTGCAGATCAGTGTGACGCCTCTGCTCTGCTCAACCTAATCAACTACTGCGACTGTTTCCGCTCCGTCGATCCCAAATTTGTTAGAGAG gTGATCCGTTTCAGGAACGAGTTGATGCATTCCTGTGAGTTTCGTGTGAAGGATGAATGGGTCCGGCGCTACCACACCGCTGTGAAAAATCTCGTACGGCAGTTCAGCCACGTGCCTCAGATGGCAGCAGTTGGACGACAGATCGAGGAG ATGCTGACCGTTGATTTGTCAATATGTGTCTCTGGTTTGGACCACTTGGATTCTCCAGTCTCGGATGGATTAGAGTGTGATTCTGTCAGCCAATGGGAGAGCAGCGCTGACTTAATCAGCCAATGGGAGGCTGAGCTGCTGCGTGAGACGCTGCAGGAGTTACTGCATGCTGCTGCGGTTGATACAAAGACACAG GACACGGAGCAGCTGAAGAGGCTCGGCGGTTTCCTGCAGGCCAACAGAGACCTGGGCGAGCGGTTTTCTGCAGAACTCCAGGCCATCAACTCCCTGGAGGCCGGACA GCGTTAA
- the LOC121951774 gene encoding atrial natriuretic peptide-converting enzyme-like, with translation MERLVLLVLVLLPSPQPAHGNKATCKPVTASFCQGVGYTTTAYPTGAVGYNLQQTGQMVETACSPNIATLMCRVVVPECGSEDNSRMKPCRALCEKVKTDCEPAFKAKRLTWPIRLRCETLPESNCVQGPNVSPTPPGTCQPITVPLCSDLLYADTIMPNILGHASQEDAALEIHQFFPLVKVGCSPHLKTFLCSVYTPKCVSGRAQAPCRTLCEQARSGCESLMNKFGFQWPESMRCEAFSTESCENTEDVSLTSSCQTITVPLCQGLPYTQTVLPNSLGHSTQEDVRMVIQTFLPLIQVGCSPHMKPLLCSVYTPECVSGSPRPPCRTLCEHARTGCEPVLKKFGFQWPDTLRCDAFSTESCEHYGVGSSGGVCEPITIPVCQGLSYNQTITPNLLGHSSQREAVMKMSFFNSMVQTMCSVDIRLFVCLVYAPKCVAGEVWRPCRSFCERAKRGCEGLMTSFGVSWPDELQCNSFPEEMCVAEDSRPDMLTAEDVLAKLNTAGYSVRGNTLSLKTAHLLVTLGDVDKTGDLNVVELFNLEHYVAAVRREYVESYERRTPPAVTQAQMKKILSAHEFELEDETFRVMWREYHSKGGIDYDEFVAVMTKLHILRDRFQAHLLNVPCDCQVASFSFKQFMKSAIM, from the exons ATGGAGCGTTTGGTGCTGCTGGTTCTGGTTTTGCTGCCGTCTCCTCAGCCAGCGCACGGCAACAAGGCGACCTGCAAGCCGGTGACCGCCAGCTTCTGTCAGGGCGTGGGTTACACCACCACCGCCTACCCGACCGGGGCGGTGGGCTACAACCTGCAGCAGACGGGTCAGATGGTGGAGACAGCTTGTTCTCCCAACATCGCCACGCTCATGTGTCGCGTCGTGGTGCCCGAATGCGGTTCAGAGGACAACAGCCGTATGAAGCCGTGCCGGGCGCTCTGTGAGAAGGTCAAGACCGACTGCGAGCCCGCCTTCAAAGCCAAGAGGTTAACCTGGCCGATAAGGCTGAGGTGCGAAACTTTACCGGAGTCCAACTGCGTGCAG GGCCCAAACGTCAGTCCCACCCCCCCTGGGACATGTCAGCCCATCACTGTCCCCCTCTGCTCAGACCTGCTCTACGCTGACACCATCATGCCCAACATCCTGGGCCACGCGTCCCAGGAGGACGCAGCACTGGAGATCCATCAGTTTTTCCCGCTTGTGAAGGTGGGCTGCTCTCCTCACCTGAAGACGTTCCTGTGCTCCGTCTACACGCCCAAGTGTGTGTCCGGCCGAGCTCAAGCCCCCTGCAGGACGCTGTGCGAGCAGGCCCGGTCCGGCTGCGAGTCGCTCATGAACAAGTTTGGCTTCCAGTGGCCGGAGTCTATGAGGTGTGAGGCGTTCAGCACAGAGTCCTGTGAAAAC ACTGAAGACGTCAGTTTGACCTCCTCGTGTCAGACGATCACCGTGCCGCTGTGCCAGGGTCTGCCGTACACGCAGACCGTCCTGCCCAACAGTCTGGGCCACAGCACGCAGGAGGACGTCCGCATGGTGATTCAGACCTTCCTGCCGCTGATACAGGTGGGCTGCTCCCCTCACATGAAGCCTCTGCTGTGCTCCGTCTACACTCCGGAGTGTGTGTCTGGATCGCCGCGGCCTCCCTGCAGGACGCTCTGCGAGCACGCACGCACCGGCTGTGAACCCGTGTTAAAAAAGTTTGGCTTCCAGTGGCCAGACACCCTGCGGTGTGACGCCTTTTCTACAGAGTCCTGCGAACAC TACGGCGTGGGCAGCAGCGGCGGCGTCTGCGAGCCCATCACCATCCCGGTGTGTCAGGGCCTGTCCTACAACCAGACCATCACCCCGAACCTGCTGGGACACAGCAGCCAGAGGGAGGCGGTGATGAAGATGTCCTTCTTTAACTCCATGGTGCAGACCATGTGCTCGGTGGACATCCGGCTCTTCGTGTGTTTGGTGTACGCGCCCAAGTGCGTGGCGGGGGAGGTTTGGCGTCCCTGCAGGTCCTTCTGTGAGAGGGCCAAACGGGGCTGCGAGGGCCTGATGACCAGCTTTGGCGTCTCCTGGCCGGACGAGCTGCAGTGCAACTCGTTCCCAGAGGAAATGTGCGTTGCG GAGGACAGCAGGCCTGAT ATGCTGACTGCTGAAGATGTTCTTGCTAAGCTGAACACGGCGGGCTACTCTGTCCGTGGAAACA ccTTGAGTCTGAAGACGGCCCACCTGCTGGTGACGCTCGGGGAC GTCGATAAGACCGGAGACCTGAACGTGGTGGAGCTCTTTAATCTGGAGCACTATGTGGCTGCCGTCAGGAGGGAGTACGTGGAGAGCTACGAGAGGCGGACCCCGCCCGCCGTCACTCAGGCCCAGATGAAGAAGATCCTGTCGGCCCACG AGTTTGAATTAGAGGATGAAACCTTCAGAGTCATGTGGCGCGAGTATCACTCCAAAGGGGGGATCGACTACGATGAGTTTGTGGCCGTCATGACGAAACTTCACATCCTCAGAG ATCGTTTCCAGGCTCATCTGCTGAACGTGCCGTGTGACTGCCAGGTGGCCAGTTTCTCTTTCAAGCAG TTCATGAAATCAGCCATAATGTGA